A region from the Desmospora profundinema genome encodes:
- a CDS encoding undecaprenyl-diphosphate phosphatase: MNWLEAWVLGIIQGLTEFLPISSTGHLYLGRHLFGLDEAGMFLDTVLHLGTLLAVLAVYWRELWQVARRPFGHLGRLLIMGTIPTAIIGLTFKDFFEEISRTGVTIGWEFLATGAILWFSDRIKDRGYKQLDEIRPLDAVVIGTFQGAAILPAISRSGLTIAAALMRGIDKGTAAYFSFFLSIPAIAGACLLQGVDLMTGHAQSMPLSSLLLATAMSALFGYLAVRWMIRLLQRGSLKGFAVYVWMLGGIVLVSQWTGVF; this comes from the coding sequence ATCAATTGGTTAGAAGCATGGGTACTGGGCATCATCCAGGGGTTGACAGAGTTTTTACCCATCAGCAGTACCGGTCATCTGTATTTGGGAAGGCATCTGTTTGGTTTGGATGAAGCGGGAATGTTTTTGGATACGGTTCTCCACTTGGGAACCCTGCTGGCTGTGCTGGCTGTCTACTGGCGCGAACTGTGGCAAGTGGCCCGCCGTCCCTTCGGTCACTTGGGCCGCCTGTTGATTATGGGCACCATCCCCACGGCGATCATCGGATTGACATTTAAAGATTTCTTCGAAGAAATCTCACGAACCGGTGTCACGATCGGATGGGAGTTTCTAGCTACCGGTGCAATTTTATGGTTTTCTGACCGAATAAAAGACCGGGGTTATAAACAGTTGGATGAGATCCGCCCCTTGGATGCGGTGGTGATTGGCACCTTTCAAGGAGCCGCCATTCTGCCGGCGATTTCCCGGTCCGGACTTACCATTGCAGCCGCATTGATGCGGGGCATCGACAAAGGCACGGCCGCCTATTTTTCTTTCTTCCTATCCATTCCCGCCATTGCCGGAGCCTGTCTGTTGCAGGGGGTGGATCTTATGACCGGTCACGCCCAGAGCATGCCGCTTTCTTCCTTGCTCCTGGCAACAGCGATGTCAGCGTTGTTCGGTTATCTGGCGGTTCGCTGGATGATTCGGCTGTTGCAACGGGGATCGCTGAAAGGGTTTGCCGTTTATGTGTGGATGCTGGGAGGCATCGTCCTCGTCTCCCAATGGACGGGAGTCTTTTAA
- a CDS encoding TlpA family protein disulfide reductase codes for MNQPAPDLCLKTLTGETVCLRHLHGCTVILSFWVTWCPSCQEDLPAKDRFYRALPPESPLRVYSVNVTGREAEPGKVEPFVRQYGLALPVLVDKGRSAYDAFGLTSVPSTVLIDPRGNVRGIYDETVPFMDVVAKVGKWLD; via the coding sequence ATGAACCAACCCGCCCCTGATCTCTGTCTGAAAACCCTGACGGGAGAAACGGTCTGTCTCCGTCATCTGCACGGCTGCACCGTCATCCTTTCTTTTTGGGTAACTTGGTGTCCGTCATGCCAAGAAGATTTACCCGCAAAAGATCGCTTTTACCGTGCGCTGCCCCCGGAATCTCCTCTAAGGGTTTACAGTGTCAATGTGACGGGACGGGAAGCAGAGCCCGGCAAGGTGGAACCCTTCGTCCGCCAGTACGGACTGGCCCTACCCGTGCTGGTCGACAAAGGGAGAAGCGCTTACGATGCTTTTGGTCTTACCTCGGTACCATCCACCGTCCTCATCGACCCGAGAGGAAACGTTCGTGGAATCTACGACGAAACCGTCCCTTTTATGGATGTGGTGGCAAAAGTGGGTAAATGGTTGGACTGA
- a CDS encoding DMT family transporter, whose translation MWFAWALFSSITFGMSGFLMKVSSSQRGSVVHTLWALYLTGTIGFAWWVWALGEFRIDAAVLLGGFIIGLGSAGGNWLFMLALERGPASLTSPLVNTNILLVILFSILFYGERLSWMEGIGVTLLVAAVFLIPVDPDEKLAIKNRRWYALVIAATLLFTFRNGGLKVTDEAGMAGEMILFYGYLFSLLWMSVEIWRRRSVSQTDNPGHSSAGIKKGLVWGGVAGIFSFAGMQLYTIALIEGPASIVAPLFSTNSLVVALLSILFFRERLSQIQTLSLLLLFTGLVLTRL comes from the coding sequence ATGTGGTTTGCTTGGGCACTCTTTAGTTCAATCACGTTCGGGATGTCCGGTTTCCTCATGAAAGTTAGTTCTTCTCAGCGGGGATCGGTGGTTCATACGCTGTGGGCACTCTATTTGACAGGCACCATCGGGTTTGCTTGGTGGGTGTGGGCTTTGGGGGAGTTTCGCATCGATGCGGCTGTCCTGCTCGGCGGGTTCATCATTGGACTGGGTTCCGCGGGCGGAAACTGGCTGTTTATGCTGGCATTGGAGAGAGGACCTGCCAGCCTCACTTCCCCTCTGGTCAATACCAACATCCTCTTGGTCATCCTCTTTTCCATCCTGTTTTACGGAGAACGGCTCTCCTGGATGGAAGGAATCGGGGTGACACTGTTGGTGGCGGCGGTTTTCCTGATTCCGGTGGATCCCGATGAGAAACTGGCAATCAAAAACCGCCGATGGTACGCTCTCGTCATTGCCGCAACCCTGCTTTTCACTTTTCGAAACGGCGGGCTGAAGGTAACGGATGAAGCCGGAATGGCCGGTGAAATGATCCTTTTTTACGGTTATCTGTTTAGTTTGCTCTGGATGTCGGTAGAAATTTGGCGCCGCCGGAGCGTCTCACAGACAGACAACCCCGGCCACTCCTCCGCTGGCATCAAAAAAGGATTGGTATGGGGAGGGGTCGCCGGAATCTTTTCATTTGCGGGAATGCAACTGTACACGATTGCCTTGATCGAGGGACCCGCCAGCATCGTTGCCCCACTTTTTTCCACCAACAGCTTAGTGGTCGCTCTCCTGTCCATCTTGTTTTTCCGGGAGCGTCTTTCTCAGATTCAAACCCTGTCCCTTTTGCTTCTGTTTACCGGTCTGGTATTGACCCGATTGTGA
- a CDS encoding NAD(P)H-quinone oxidoreductase has product MRAVIVREPGGPEQLSLGEAPVPRHADRELLVKVKATALNRADVWQRQGKYPPPPGASPILGLEMAGEVVEVGSECRGWQPGDPVFGLLPGGGYAEYAVIPGDLAMKIPRGFSFEEGAAIAEVFLTAYQGLFWLGDLKRGERVLIHAGASGVGTAAIQLAKQAGAFVIVTAGSEEKRNTCRNLGAQVALDYKSGPFAPGIQEATEGKGADVVLDFVGASYWEQNLNSLAVDGRWILISTLGGTRVKEVDLRSLMAKRIHLKATTLRSRSPQYKADLTREFALRALPLFQEGKLKPVIDRTFSWKNVSDAHRYMEENRNIGKIVLTID; this is encoded by the coding sequence ATGCGAGCGGTAATCGTAAGGGAGCCGGGCGGGCCGGAGCAGCTGAGTCTGGGGGAAGCGCCGGTTCCGCGCCATGCGGACCGAGAGCTGTTGGTTAAGGTGAAAGCGACGGCTCTAAACCGGGCGGATGTGTGGCAGCGACAGGGTAAGTACCCGCCGCCGCCGGGAGCCAGCCCGATCCTGGGGCTGGAGATGGCGGGTGAAGTGGTGGAGGTGGGATCGGAGTGCCGAGGTTGGCAGCCGGGTGATCCCGTTTTCGGATTGTTGCCCGGTGGCGGTTATGCCGAGTATGCCGTTATTCCGGGAGATTTGGCCATGAAGATTCCCAGGGGATTCAGCTTTGAGGAAGGAGCAGCCATCGCTGAAGTCTTTCTTACCGCATATCAAGGGTTGTTTTGGCTGGGCGATCTAAAGCGGGGTGAGCGGGTATTGATCCATGCCGGTGCCAGCGGTGTGGGGACGGCTGCGATCCAGCTGGCCAAGCAGGCGGGAGCATTTGTCATCGTGACTGCCGGTTCGGAAGAAAAACGGAACACCTGTCGCAATCTCGGGGCACAGGTTGCACTGGACTACAAGTCCGGCCCGTTTGCTCCCGGCATCCAAGAGGCGACAGAGGGGAAAGGGGCCGATGTGGTGCTGGATTTTGTCGGCGCTTCTTATTGGGAGCAGAACCTGAATTCCCTGGCTGTCGATGGCCGCTGGATCCTGATCAGCACCTTGGGCGGCACACGGGTGAAGGAGGTGGACTTGCGAAGTCTGATGGCCAAGCGAATTCATTTGAAAGCAACCACTTTACGCTCGCGCAGTCCCCAATACAAAGCGGATTTGACCCGGGAGTTTGCTCTCCGCGCCTTGCCATTGTTTCAGGAAGGCAAGCTGAAACCGGTGATCGATCGCACCTTTTCTTGGAAGAACGTTTCAGATGCCCACCGCTATATGGAGGAAAACCGCAATATAGGAAAAATTGTATTAACCATCGATTGA
- a CDS encoding carboxymuconolactone decarboxylase family protein, with product MEGSMIQEALEEYKAGVSALEKHLPQVAREYNRFTQACFKKGELSVKQKHLIGIALGCLTNDEFCIIYHTKEAVDQGAKQQEVLEAAAVAGAFGGGMAMSQTVTLLQEALQEFTGGESTVH from the coding sequence ATGGAAGGATCCATGATTCAAGAGGCGCTTGAGGAATATAAAGCCGGCGTGAGCGCATTGGAAAAACACTTACCCCAAGTGGCCCGGGAATATAACCGTTTTACCCAAGCATGTTTTAAAAAAGGCGAGCTCTCCGTCAAACAGAAGCACTTGATCGGCATTGCCCTGGGCTGCCTGACCAATGATGAGTTTTGTATCATCTACCATACCAAAGAAGCGGTCGATCAAGGGGCGAAACAGCAGGAAGTGCTGGAGGCGGCGGCGGTTGCGGGTGCTTTTGGCGGCGGTATGGCCATGTCCCAGACGGTTACCCTCCTGCAGGAAGCCCTTCAGGAGTTTACTGGCGGTGAATCGACTGTTCATTGA
- a CDS encoding nitroreductase family protein, whose protein sequence is METKEAIRTRRSVKVFDPNYKVSDAQLQELLELTTLAPSAWNFQHYQIIVVRDPEQKKRLRQASLNQEKVEQASVAIVICGDLQAYKRADRVAREFADKGFYGENGAEKVETQAGMMHDTYANNPQKAYDEALRSASLAAMSLMIAANDMGLATCPMIGFDPEAVKKVTGLPEHLFPAIMITLGAEGDFDLPRCDRLPLEEIVHVNHFGEAFRPNVENGRN, encoded by the coding sequence ATGGAAACCAAAGAAGCGATTCGTACGCGCCGGTCTGTTAAAGTGTTTGACCCGAATTACAAGGTTAGCGATGCACAATTACAAGAATTGCTGGAGCTGACAACCCTGGCTCCGTCCGCCTGGAATTTTCAGCACTATCAGATCATCGTCGTCCGTGATCCCGAACAGAAAAAGAGACTGCGACAGGCCTCCCTCAATCAGGAAAAAGTGGAACAAGCTTCAGTTGCCATCGTGATTTGCGGTGACTTACAGGCATATAAGCGGGCTGACCGTGTGGCAAGGGAATTTGCGGATAAAGGCTTTTACGGCGAAAACGGTGCCGAGAAAGTGGAGACTCAAGCCGGGATGATGCACGACACCTATGCCAACAACCCTCAAAAGGCGTATGACGAAGCGCTGCGCAGTGCGTCACTGGCAGCCATGAGTTTGATGATTGCCGCCAACGACATGGGACTGGCCACTTGTCCCATGATCGGCTTCGATCCGGAAGCGGTCAAAAAAGTGACCGGATTGCCGGAGCATCTCTTTCCCGCCATCATGATCACGCTGGGGGCGGAGGGAGACTTTGATCTTCCTCGCTGTGACCGCCTGCCTTTGGAAGAAATCGTCCATGTCAATCACTTTGGTGAAGCATTTCGTCCTAATGTAGAGAACGGGAGGAACTAA
- a CDS encoding M3 family oligoendopeptidase — protein sequence MGSKYSLTWDLDVFFPGGSQSPEFQRYLERLEEDVEAFTKKMNQLDKQASNDFDRWYTITETVQDLSSRLGQASAFIVCLVSQDVKDEKAKILRGRLSQLGAAFQASMNNLDRLIKEMDQDSWNRLLRDPRLQPLAFPLDERRRRAAEKLPSEQESLAGDLSVDGYHAWSDLYNAIVGRMTVPFKEGEEIKELSVGQAANKLSSPKREVRQAVFHRMNEAWERESELLASCLNHLGGFRLNLYRHRGWDSVLKEPLDINRMSEQTLTTMWEVISRNKRNFLRFFERKASLLGVSKLSWYDVYAPLAYSDATVGYDEAADFIMEHFKDFDPRMAAFARKAFTEKWIEAEDRPGKRPGGFCTNFPESSQSRIFMTFAGSASNVATLAHELGHAYHQHVMNDLPQMVQRYAMNVAETASTFAESIVADASIKNAATREQKISLLEDKVQRAVAFFMDIHARFLFETRFYEERRKGLVSVDRLKELIVQAEKEAFCDGLDEYHPYFWASKLHFYITGVPFYNFPYTFGYLFSTGIYGLAKQQGPAFAQKYVDLLRDTGRMTVEDLAHKHLGVDLTKPQFWQGAVDLVKADLDQFLELTKED from the coding sequence ATGGGAAGCAAATACAGCTTAACCTGGGATTTGGATGTTTTCTTTCCCGGAGGGAGCCAATCTCCCGAGTTCCAGCGTTATTTGGAGCGCTTGGAGGAGGATGTAGAAGCTTTTACGAAAAAGATGAATCAATTGGATAAACAAGCCTCAAACGATTTCGATCGTTGGTATACCATCACTGAGACCGTCCAAGACTTATCCAGTCGTCTGGGGCAGGCGAGTGCTTTTATCGTGTGCCTGGTCTCCCAGGATGTGAAAGACGAGAAGGCCAAAATCTTGCGGGGACGGTTGTCCCAGTTGGGAGCAGCCTTTCAGGCGAGTATGAACAACCTGGACCGATTAATCAAAGAGATGGATCAGGACAGCTGGAACCGTCTGTTGCGGGATCCACGCTTGCAACCGCTGGCTTTCCCGTTGGATGAACGTCGCCGTCGAGCGGCGGAGAAACTGCCATCTGAGCAGGAAAGCTTGGCGGGGGACTTGTCTGTGGACGGGTATCACGCATGGAGTGATTTGTATAATGCGATTGTGGGACGGATGACGGTTCCCTTTAAAGAAGGAGAAGAAATCAAGGAACTGTCCGTGGGGCAGGCAGCCAATAAACTGTCCAGCCCAAAGCGCGAGGTACGCCAAGCCGTTTTTCACCGGATGAATGAAGCGTGGGAGCGGGAGTCTGAGTTACTCGCTTCCTGCCTGAACCATCTGGGAGGATTCCGGCTTAACCTGTATCGTCATCGCGGCTGGGATTCGGTGTTAAAGGAGCCTCTCGACATCAACCGCATGTCGGAACAGACGCTGACAACCATGTGGGAAGTAATCAGCCGCAACAAGCGGAACTTCCTCCGTTTTTTTGAGCGAAAAGCTTCCCTCTTGGGTGTTTCTAAGTTAAGTTGGTATGATGTGTACGCCCCTTTGGCTTACAGTGACGCCACGGTTGGATATGATGAAGCGGCCGATTTCATCATGGAACACTTTAAGGATTTTGACCCCCGTATGGCCGCTTTTGCCCGCAAAGCGTTTACGGAGAAGTGGATCGAAGCGGAAGACCGCCCCGGAAAGCGTCCCGGCGGATTTTGTACCAACTTCCCTGAGAGTTCCCAATCCCGTATTTTTATGACTTTTGCCGGTTCGGCTTCCAATGTGGCCACACTGGCTCATGAGCTGGGCCATGCATACCACCAGCATGTGATGAACGATCTGCCTCAAATGGTGCAACGGTATGCGATGAATGTGGCCGAGACCGCTTCCACCTTTGCCGAATCCATCGTAGCGGATGCCTCGATTAAAAATGCGGCCACCCGGGAACAAAAGATTTCGTTACTGGAAGATAAGGTGCAGCGGGCTGTCGCCTTTTTTATGGATATCCACGCCCGCTTTCTGTTTGAGACGCGTTTTTACGAGGAGAGGCGGAAGGGATTGGTTTCTGTCGACCGGTTGAAGGAATTGATTGTGCAAGCCGAGAAAGAAGCCTTTTGTGATGGGCTGGATGAGTATCATCCCTATTTCTGGGCCTCCAAGCTCCACTTTTATATTACGGGCGTCCCGTTCTACAACTTTCCGTATACCTTCGGGTATTTATTCAGCACAGGGATCTATGGACTCGCCAAGCAACAGGGTCCGGCCTTTGCCCAAAAGTATGTCGACCTTTTGCGGGACACCGGCCGCATGACTGTGGAGGATCTCGCTCATAAACACTTAGGAGTGGATTTAACCAAACCGCAGTTTTGGCAAGGAGCGGTTGACTTGGTGAAAGCGGATCTGGATCAGTTTCTGGAATTGACCAAAGAAGACTAG
- a CDS encoding N-acetylmuramoyl-L-alanine amidase has product MRISIDPGSGIRDDGVHSSGRLSEPDYSLTVCKRVCELVNREPGLISALTRWDEGIKSWRRRLEEVVQHRSEMCICLHIDCRDLRDYSSFTSYVSVMATGLNRRLQALLHNDVACQLRMEYGIVDGGKRNDTEHRDFGLPLLENSPCLAIHLEGLFICSNKNTILHSDAFREHLARIIATGIINQRGFLSEDR; this is encoded by the coding sequence GTGCGCATCAGCATCGATCCCGGTTCAGGGATCCGGGACGATGGAGTCCATTCCTCGGGGCGCCTTTCTGAGCCGGACTACAGTCTGACCGTCTGCAAGCGGGTTTGTGAGTTGGTGAATCGAGAACCGGGCTTGATTTCCGCTCTGACCCGTTGGGATGAGGGCATCAAAAGTTGGCGGAGACGATTGGAGGAGGTTGTTCAACACCGGTCGGAAATGTGTATCTGTCTTCACATCGACTGTCGGGATTTGCGTGATTATTCCAGTTTTACGAGTTATGTAAGTGTGATGGCGACAGGGCTTAATCGACGGTTGCAAGCGTTGTTGCATAACGATGTGGCCTGTCAGTTACGGATGGAATACGGGATTGTGGACGGAGGCAAGCGGAACGACACCGAGCACCGAGATTTCGGGTTGCCCTTGTTGGAAAACAGCCCATGCTTGGCTATTCATCTGGAGGGTCTTTTTATCTGTTCCAATAAAAATACGATCCTGCACTCTGACGCATTTCGGGAACACCTTGCCCGGATCATTGCAACAGGAATTATTAATCAACGGGGCTTTTTATCAGAGGATCGTTAA
- a CDS encoding polysaccharide deacetylase family protein translates to MRWFAFILSVTLTGLASLSGCMPVPPTPSPESQVAPSPQPQQAKRTPTTPGEREIAQLPTLQGGAEYWVRKPRPVSNDILQKRYPNIFALAGPSHKNQVALTFDDGPDSKFTPQVLDVLKKHNVPATFFVVGARARALPEVTRRMENENHVIGNHTYWHPNLPKESMERMDWEVRETERAIRTITGKRTTLFRAPYGELAPERVERLGDMGYSVIGWSVDSLDWRQLPTEEIINNVLSNTHPGSIILFHSGGHWTQDLSTMVEALDRIIPRLKADGIRFVTVPELLRR, encoded by the coding sequence ATGCGCTGGTTCGCCTTTATCCTTTCTGTAACCCTTACAGGATTGGCTTCGCTGTCGGGATGCATGCCGGTTCCGCCGACACCCTCCCCCGAATCACAGGTGGCACCGAGCCCGCAGCCTCAGCAAGCCAAACGGACGCCCACCACTCCCGGCGAACGCGAGATCGCCCAACTGCCCACGCTCCAGGGGGGAGCGGAATACTGGGTTCGCAAACCTCGTCCCGTCTCCAACGACATTCTGCAAAAGAGATATCCGAACATCTTTGCGCTGGCGGGTCCTTCCCATAAAAATCAAGTGGCCCTCACATTTGACGATGGACCGGACTCCAAATTTACCCCGCAAGTATTGGATGTGCTGAAAAAACACAACGTCCCGGCAACCTTTTTTGTAGTGGGAGCAAGGGCCCGAGCGCTACCGGAGGTCACACGCCGCATGGAAAATGAAAACCATGTGATCGGAAACCACACCTACTGGCATCCCAACCTTCCTAAAGAAAGCATGGAACGAATGGATTGGGAAGTACGCGAAACCGAGAGAGCCATCCGCACGATCACCGGCAAACGGACCACCTTGTTCCGTGCTCCTTATGGAGAACTGGCCCCGGAACGAGTGGAACGATTGGGGGATATGGGCTATTCGGTCATTGGATGGTCGGTGGATTCCCTGGATTGGCGGCAGTTGCCGACGGAAGAGATCATCAACAATGTATTGAGCAACACTCATCCCGGATCCATTATTCTGTTTCACAGCGGCGGGCACTGGACCCAGGATCTTTCCACCATGGTGGAAGCATTGGATAGGATCATTCCCCGCCTGAAAGCAGACGGGATCCGGTTCGTCACTGTTCCCGAGTTGCTTCGCCGATAA
- a CDS encoding MBL fold metallo-hydrolase: MTTEVLQQQSGRIGQPLMKAAPATYSFRILMVNVCFLGRMEKGTDDWLLVDAGLPYSGARIHEQAKRCFVGRPKAIVLTHGHFDHVGALDHLSREWEVPIYAHEKELPYLNGESDYPPADPTVGGGWMARLSPLYPRKGLNLGSRVHPLPADGSVPFMPEWRWIHTPGHTPGHISLFRDSDRVLIAGDAFTTVKQESIWSVWTQHQEMHGPPAYFTIDWRAAGDSVKRLAELNPMMAVTGHGTPMSGEELANQLKRLANGFESETVPKRGRYIYHGRAQQD; this comes from the coding sequence TTGACGACAGAAGTGCTTCAGCAACAGAGCGGCAGGATTGGCCAACCGTTGATGAAAGCGGCTCCGGCCACCTACAGCTTTCGTATCCTCATGGTCAATGTTTGCTTTTTGGGTCGGATGGAAAAAGGGACAGACGATTGGCTGTTGGTGGATGCGGGGCTGCCTTATTCCGGCGCTCGTATTCATGAACAGGCAAAGCGGTGTTTTGTAGGCAGACCCAAGGCTATCGTGTTAACCCATGGACATTTTGATCATGTGGGAGCCTTGGATCATTTGTCACGGGAATGGGAGGTTCCCATCTATGCTCATGAGAAAGAATTGCCTTATCTGAACGGGGAGTCGGATTACCCGCCTGCCGATCCCACTGTAGGCGGCGGATGGATGGCCCGTCTGTCCCCATTGTACCCAAGAAAAGGATTAAACCTGGGCTCCCGGGTCCATCCGCTTCCTGCGGATGGCAGTGTTCCATTTATGCCGGAGTGGCGTTGGATCCATACACCAGGGCATACTCCGGGACACATTTCTCTTTTCAGGGATTCGGATCGTGTGTTGATCGCGGGGGACGCTTTTACCACCGTCAAACAAGAATCCATCTGGTCTGTATGGACCCAGCATCAGGAAATGCACGGTCCGCCGGCATATTTTACCATTGATTGGAGAGCGGCAGGGGACTCGGTGAAGCGATTAGCTGAGCTGAATCCCATGATGGCCGTCACCGGCCATGGAACTCCGATGAGCGGCGAGGAGCTGGCGAATCAATTGAAGCGATTGGCCAACGGATTTGAATCGGAGACGGTTCCAAAACGAGGTCGGTATATTTACCACGGTAGAGCGCAGCAGGATTGA
- a CDS encoding WGxxGxxG family protein has product MKKAMMSLFSVALLSTSLVTAVPIDLVQAIAVDDDEVDRAGRMDRPLDRTVRDDQRLDRTGWRGDRMIDPAGRPDQRVDRTTGYPPRTVAATDPDRGTGWGWLGLLGLLGLIGRRRREERNK; this is encoded by the coding sequence ATGAAAAAAGCGATGATGAGCTTGTTTTCAGTGGCATTACTCAGTACATCGTTGGTAACGGCGGTACCGATCGATTTGGTACAAGCGATTGCGGTGGATGACGATGAGGTTGACCGTGCCGGCAGGATGGATCGACCATTAGACCGCACCGTCAGAGACGATCAACGGTTGGACCGTACTGGCTGGCGTGGTGATCGGATGATCGACCCTGCCGGTCGACCAGACCAACGGGTGGACCGGACCACCGGTTATCCCCCCCGTACAGTGGCCGCCACCGATCCGGACCGTGGTACCGGATGGGGTTGGCTGGGATTGTTGGGATTGCTGGGATTGATAGGACGGCGCCGCAGAGAGGAACGAAACAAATAA